The DNA segment GCTCTGGCGGTGGGAATGCCGAGCAGCTCCAGCACGGCCTTGGCCTTGCCGTAGGTGTCGCCGAAATTCATGGATGACTGCGCACCCTGCTTACGGCCCTTGGCCGGCATGGCCCGCACGCGCTCGATGCAGGCCGAGACGTGGGCGCCAGGGTTCATTTCCTTTGCGGCCCGTATGAACATCGCCATGGCGCGCGCGTCGAGCTCGGTGTGGCCGTCCACTTCCATGGTGGGGGTGTCGATCACCGGCCCGGCCTCGCCGTCCACCAGCGTGGCAATGGCTCCGCTCAGGCCCGGGTCGATGCCGAAGGTCAGGCTGCGCGCCATGGCCGCACCCTCCCCCAGTACTGATCGAGCGCGGTGTTCTGCAGGTCCAGCAGGTAGTCGTCGTTGCCGATCTCCTGGCGGAACCGGCGCGGCTGCTTGGCGTAGGACGGGCCGAACAGGCGCTCGCAGGTGTCCGCGTCCATGCCGCCGAAGGGCTCACCGCGGTGCGACCACGGGTTCAGTCCAATGGTGAAGTCGTGGCCTCGCCGCTTCTGACCGTGCTTGCCGCCGACGGTCAGGTGGTGCACGTCGCAGGGGATGTAGCCGAGGCCCAGGGCGTAGGCGACCACGCAACCAATGTCCTTGATGGCGTCCATGCGCTGCTGCTGCTCAACGGTGGGCTTGCTGGTGCTGCGTCCGCGCTTCATGCCGCATACCTCTGCAATCGTCGGGGAGCTTGGTCGCTCAGGCGCACGTTGTTGTCCACGGCCCAGGCCTGCGCGAAGGTGATCAGCTCGGCCATCTGCCCCACGGTCATGCGCCGGGTCTGGATGGACAGGTTCACGATGCTGGCGCCGTCGAGGGACGGCACCACGTCGCCCTGCTGGCGGTTGGACTCGCGCGCCCAGGCGTCGACCAGCAGGCGCTTCCAGCCCTCGGCATCGATGTAGCGGCCGGCCCACTTCAGCTGGGTGGCCAGCTCGCCGCAGATGGCGTGGAACATGGCGTTCTGCTCCAGGCTACGGCTCGGCTTGTGTTCCTTGACGGTCACGCACACGTCCTGCCCCAGCTCCAGGAACTGGCAGGCGAAGCGCCATGCAGCGGCCATTCGGTCACGCGCATTGCCTGCGCGGAGAATGAAGGTTCCCAGGTTCATGCGGCGCGTTCCTCTTCCGTCGCCAAGGCGGTGGCCATACCCCTGCACCAGCCGGCGATCGCGTAGCCGATGGGGATCAGATCTAGATCGGCATCCACCGGCTGCAGGCCTGCCTCGATTTCCTCGGCCTGCTGAATGCACCAGTTCGCCCTCTCGTTCGGTGTCATGCACGCTCTCCGGTTGCCATGTCCTTGCCGCTCCTGCGGCGATCGCGCGGCGCGTCGAATCCGCCGCTGTCATCGTCTGCATAGCGCAGCACGGTCTTGAGCGAATAGTTCGGCTTCTCGCCGTGGTAGTTCTCGAATCGGCTGCACTCCAGGTGATGCCGCAGGTAGGCGGTGCCGGTCTCACCCTGCCGGTTCTTGGCCAGGATGAATTCCGAGATGCCGGGAGCGCCGCAGGCATCCTTCGTGTAGTAGTCGTCGCGGTAGATGAAGGCGATCACGTCGGCGTCCTGCTCAATGCCGCCCGACTCGCGCAGGTCGGCCATCACCGGGCGCTTGTCGGTGCGCGTTTCCAGCGACCGATTGAGCTGCGACAGCGCGATCACCGGGCAGCCCAGCGTCTTGGCCAGCTTCTTCAACGTGCGAGAGATGTAGGAGACTTCCTCGGTCCGGTTACCGGCCTTGGCCGGCCCTGACAGCAGCTGCAGGTAGTCGACCGCGACCACGCCCAACCCGCCCTTCACCTTGGCGTGCATGCGGGACGCGCGCGCCACCAGCGAATCCACCGGCAGCGAGCCGCAATCATCGATCGCCAGCGGCAGGCCATGCAGGAAGTTCCGAGCGATGCTCAGCTTGTGCCAGTCGTCGTTGGTCAGTTCGCCCTTCACCCGCATGCGCGACAGCGGCACGCCCGAATGCATGCTCATCAGCCGCGCCAGCAGCTGCCGGCGGGCCATCTCCAGGCTGAACACCGCAGCGTGCTTGCCCTGCGCCGCCACGCTGTAGACCCACTCCAGCATGTTGGCCGTCTTCCCCATCGACGGCCGAGCCGCGAGGATCATCAGGTCGGTGGGTTCCAGACCGGGCAGTTTCCTGGCCACGTTCTGCCACGGCGGGACTAGCCCCAGGTCGGCGGTGCCTTCGAACCGGGCCTCCATTTCCTCCCACATGCCCTGCAGATCGCTGCGCACCATCACCAGGCCACCGTTGCCGCCCGACTGCACGCTGAGGTTGGCGAACTTGGCGGTGGCGCTGGCCACCAGCGCATCGGCGTCCTCGTCGGCCGTGCCGTAGGCGTCGTTGGTGATCTCGGTCGCGCGCTCGATCACGCCGCGCAGCAGCGCCTTGTTGCGCACGACCTCGGCATAGCCGCGGATGTTGGCCGCAGACGGCGTGGTGCTGGCCAGCTCGACCAGGTACGCGCCATCGCCCACCAAATCCAGCTGCCGCTGGTTCTCGAACCAGTTGATCAGCAGCACCGTGTCGAAGGGCTGTTCACGGTCGGCCAGATCGCAGATGGCGTGCCAGATCAGCTGGTGATCGCGGCGGTAGAAGTCCCGCTCGGTCAGCAGGTCGCGGACATCGCGCAGCGCTTCCGGCGCCAGCATCAGGCCGCCCAGGACGGACTGCTCAGCGTCGATCGAGTGCGGCGGCACTGGCAGGTAGGCGTAGTCGTCACGGTAGGCAGGCTGGGCGCTCATGCGGCCTGCTCCTGCTCACGGGCCTTCTCGGCATCACGCTCACGGGCCAGCTGCACGCCGGCCGTGGTCAGCTCACAACCACCTGCAGGCGGCAACCACCAGAGCTTGAACCAGTTACGGCGAACGGCATCGCGGAAGTGGGCGCGCCAGTCCTTCTGCATCTTGCCGCTGTCGCGGTGTCTGCCAGCGAACTCTCGCCACGCCAGGTGCAGGAAATCCTTCGGGATCCCAGCATCACGGGCGAAGGCAAAGATCGGGTCCGTCCTCGGGATGGCCGATTCGCCGGCGTCCTGGCACTGGTCGAGGAAGGCAGCGAAGGTGATCTTCTCCCGCTTCTTCCGCCCTGGCTTCGCCCCTTCGGCGGCAGCCGGAGGGGTATGGGGAGGTTCTTCTTCTTTTGGAGACGGATTCGGAGACGGAGACGGATTCGGAGACGGGGCAGTGCCAGAATCTGCTAGTGGCATAGTTCCACCTGCTACTGGCAGACCACTGCCCTGCTCGTTCTGTGCTTGTAGCAGCTTGGCCGCATACTCTGGCATCAGCTGCGATGCTTCTTGCCTACCGTGCCGACGGCAGAGTGCAGCCCATTTCGCCTTCTCCGAACGGGCCTCAGCGCCAGCTGACCAAGGCTGATGCTCGGCCCAGTCGTGCAGGTGGTAGGCGCCATCGCTGCCATCTAGGAATCCGACCGAGGCCAGCTCACGCACGAGCGCGTCGTTGTCGCCAGCCCAGTCCGCAGCCAACTCGATGTCCTCGGCGGTCATCCCTTCCAGATCGCCATCCGGCCGGTTGGCGCGCGCCCACAGGATCAGGCACACCAGCGACCAGCCAGCGGCAGGACCGAGCCGACGAACCAGCTTTTTCGTCTTCGGGTGGCCGGGCAAACCCGTGCTGAGACGCGCGTCGGTACTCATGCGCCCCTCAGCATCCCGGCCAGGCGCGACACTTCCGAGCGCCAGCACGGCGGCTCCATGGCAGCCTGCAGGTCGAAGAACTGGCGCAGCAGGTTCGATTCCGTCGCAGCGCACAGAGGACCTACAAGCCGGCGCGGGATCGGACGCATGCCGCGGCGCATGCGCGACACGTAGCTCTCCGACTTGCCGATGGCAGCGGCCACGTTCGCCAGCTTGTGGTCGCCGGCCTTCATCGCGATGGCCAGCGCCTGGTCCGGGGTCTCGATTTGCCGCACGACCTGCAGCGGCGCGTCCTTCGGTTTCCGGGTCACGCAGATACCCAGGTGAAGCCGTCCAGTTGGATCCGTCAGGTTGTCAGTGATTTCCATGATTTGCCTTTTCTTGCCAGGGGGTTGGGGGCGGAAATGGAGGCCCACCACAACGGAAGGCCCCGATGCCCGGTTCACTGCGGAATGCCCACGGAAACGTCGTCCAGATGATCTGGACCGGTGGGCGGTGCTTTGCCCTCGTAAGGGCGGGGGAAAAGACCCGCGTGCGACCGCTGAAGCGGAAGAAGCGCGAGCCGATGGCGGCCGGTGCGGTGGGCGTGGTTGTGCCCTTCCCCACCAGGCCGGTGTGAGGTAGCCATGTCAGGTGCCATCGGATACCGACAGGCGCTCGTCCTGCCACTGGCCGAACATGGAGGCTGCGAACTCGACGCTCGTGTGCGCTTCGACGCTGCGCCAGAATGCGATCTCGGCCAGGGCCGACTCGGCGTAGCCTTCGGGCATGCCACCATTCGCGTCGCACCACGCCAGCATCCGGCGGTGCGAGGCTTCCAACAGATCCGAGGTCTTTTCACACATGGCAACCACCGAGCAGATCGAAGCAGCCCAGCGAAAGCTGGAACGTGCCCGCGCCGAGCGCGATTCGTGGAAGGGAAGCAACCGGCACAACTACGAGATGGCCTCGCACCTGGTGGCGGCGCTGGAGAAGGAGTTGGCGAAGCTGCTGAGCGAGGACGGGCATTAGGAGTTGCCCCCCTTTTTGCGTGCGCGGATCTCTGCGATCGCTGCGGCGACAAGCAGCATCACGGCCACGCAGCCGCCGAAGCCGTAGAGGCCGGTGTCAGTCAACGTCGCGAAGGTGATGGGAATGATGTAGAGGCAGCTGACACCCAAGCCCCATACAACGCCGGCGGCGAATGGAGACTTGAACATTCAGGCCTCCGTTCCGGCCGATTCTGTGGCCGAGTCGGAAGCGCGGATTGCCTTACGCCGCTTGCCCTTGGGCGCGGGCGCGGGCGCGAACAGGTCGGGCCGCTTCTGGGCCGCCTTCCAGCACCAGGCATCGGGAATGGGCTTGGCTTCATCCCGTCCGGTCATGGACTGTCGGGGAAGGCCAAGGAATCGGGCGAACTCGGCGTTCGTTTCGATGCCGAGGGCGGCTTTGGCGCTAGCGAGGGTCGGGTTCATGCCGAAGAGTAAATCATCGGTTACCGGGAGTCGTCAACCATGATTTCCAACTTTCCGTCAATCATTCGTTACATGAGCATTGGCGCCCGTCTCGAAGACCTGCGGAAGAGCAGGCAACTAACCCAGCAGCAGATGGCCGACATCGTCGGAACCACGAAGCAGTACGTGGGCCGTCTGGAAAAGGGGCAGAACCAGACACCTAACGGGGTGTTCCTCACAGAGTGGGCCCGATATTTCGGAGTGAACCCCCGGTGGCTGTCGTCAGGCGATGGACCGCGTAATGCGGCGGAGTCAACGGCGTCTCATGCCACGCGACCGGATTTTGTGAAGCTTGCCGCCTCGGTCGACGTGCTTCGGCACTACCTAGAGTTCACAGGAGATCCAGGGGATTGGATCAGCGACCCCGTGCTCTTGGAGACCGCGTACGAGGTGGTCGAACAGTTCGGTGGCGATGCGCCGACGAACAACGTGTTCGACCTAACGAAGATTCTGGCAAAGAAGATCAGGGGTGGCGCGGATGGACAAGAACAGCAAGTTCGAGGAGCTCGCACAGCGTCTAGCGGCTAGAGCCTCGGTACTGAGGGTGAGTGATACGAAGAAGCCCACATTACGAGTCGTACCAACTGGGAAGGCCTTCGCGCAGAAGGATGGCTTTCGGATGGACGTGGTGCTCCGCGAGTCCCATATCCGCATGATCAGGCACTTCAAACGACGCTGGGGGCAGCCTATGCAACTGCTCATTGACCAGGCCTGCTTCGGCTACATGGGCGTCGAGCAGCTGCCCGATGACGATCTGATTCAGCTGCATCAGGACTTGGAGCGCGCACAGGATTGCATGCGCGACGGGGTCTCTTTCGAGGATGCCGGCCTTCTACGCTCACGCTACGGTTAACCTAATGATCACCCTTCTACCACTCATCGCCGCATTGGCACTCCCTC comes from the Stenotrophomonas maltophilia genome and includes:
- a CDS encoding Ref family recombination enhancement nuclease, with the translated sequence MKRGRSTSKPTVEQQQRMDAIKDIGCVVAYALGLGYIPCDVHHLTVGGKHGQKRRGHDFTIGLNPWSHRGEPFGGMDADTCERLFGPSYAKQPRRFRQEIGNDDYLLDLQNTALDQYWGRVRPWRAA
- a CDS encoding recombination protein NinB, whose protein sequence is MNLGTFILRAGNARDRMAAAWRFACQFLELGQDVCVTVKEHKPSRSLEQNAMFHAICGELATQLKWAGRYIDAEGWKRLLVDAWARESNRQQGDVVPSLDGASIVNLSIQTRRMTVGQMAELITFAQAWAVDNNVRLSDQAPRRLQRYAA
- the dnaB gene encoding replicative DNA helicase; the encoded protein is MSAQPAYRDDYAYLPVPPHSIDAEQSVLGGLMLAPEALRDVRDLLTERDFYRRDHQLIWHAICDLADREQPFDTVLLINWFENQRQLDLVGDGAYLVELASTTPSAANIRGYAEVVRNKALLRGVIERATEITNDAYGTADEDADALVASATAKFANLSVQSGGNGGLVMVRSDLQGMWEEMEARFEGTADLGLVPPWQNVARKLPGLEPTDLMILAARPSMGKTANMLEWVYSVAAQGKHAAVFSLEMARRQLLARLMSMHSGVPLSRMRVKGELTNDDWHKLSIARNFLHGLPLAIDDCGSLPVDSLVARASRMHAKVKGGLGVVAVDYLQLLSGPAKAGNRTEEVSYISRTLKKLAKTLGCPVIALSQLNRSLETRTDKRPVMADLRESGGIEQDADVIAFIYRDDYYTKDACGAPGISEFILAKNRQGETGTAYLRHHLECSRFENYHGEKPNYSLKTVLRYADDDSGGFDAPRDRRRSGKDMATGERA
- a CDS encoding helix-turn-helix domain-containing protein, giving the protein MISNFPSIIRYMSIGARLEDLRKSRQLTQQQMADIVGTTKQYVGRLEKGQNQTPNGVFLTEWARYFGVNPRWLSSGDGPRNAAESTASHATRPDFVKLAASVDVLRHYLEFTGDPGDWISDPVLLETAYEVVEQFGGDAPTNNVFDLTKILAKKIRGGADGQEQQVRGARTASSG